A single window of Falco rusticolus isolate bFalRus1 chromosome 6, bFalRus1.pri, whole genome shotgun sequence DNA harbors:
- the SOD2 gene encoding superoxide dismutase [Mn], mitochondrial, whose amino-acid sequence MLCRLASAGRSSAKLIAPLGCLVSRQKHTLPDLPYDYGALEPHINAEIMQLHHSKHHATYVNNLNVTEEKYKEALAKGDVTAQVSLQPALKFNGGGHINHTIFWTNLSPNGGGEPKGELMEAIKRDFGSFANFKEKLTAVSVGVQGSGWGWLGYNKEQGRLQIAACANQDPLQGTTGLIPLLGIDVWEHAYYLQYKNVRPDYLKAIWNVINWENVSSRYATCKK is encoded by the exons ATGTTGTGCCGCCTGGCCTCGGCGGGCAG aAGTAGTGCCAAGTTGATAGCACCATTAGGATGCTTAGTCTCTAGGCAAAAGCATACTCTTCCTGACTTGCCGTATGACTATGGTGCTCTGGAACCTCATATTAATGCGGAGATCATGCAGCTGCATCACAGCAAACATCATGCCACCTACGTGAACAACCTGAATGTTACGGAGGAGAAATACAAAGAAGCACTGGCAAAAG GTGATGTCACAGCTCAGGTGTCACTTCAGCCTGCACTGAAATTCAATGGAGGCGGTCATATCAATCATACCATCTTCTGGACAAACCTTTCTCCTAACGGAGGAGGAGAGCCTAAAG gagaattGATGGAAGCCATCAAGCGTGACTTTGGTTCCTTTGCAAACTTCAAGGAGAAGCTGACAGCTGTATCAGTTGGTGTTCAAGGATCAGGCTGGGGGTGGCTTGGCTATAACAAAGAGCAGGGGCGCCTACAAATAGCAGCTTGTGCAAATCAAGACCCTTTGCAAGGAACAACAG gtcTCATTCCTTTGCTAGGAATTGACGTATGGGAACATGCTTATTATCTTCAGTATAAAAATGTTCGACCTGATTATTTGAAAGCCATCTGGAATGTGATCAACTGGGAGAATGTATCTTCAAGATATGCAACTTGCAAAAAATAG